Proteins co-encoded in one Medicago truncatula cultivar Jemalong A17 chromosome 8, MtrunA17r5.0-ANR, whole genome shotgun sequence genomic window:
- the LOC11413683 gene encoding protein IQ-DOMAIN 14 isoform X1: MQCHTLYIIYFIILMLFDFAFHASPHVPEVNFHTSTCTSILPSPQTLQPMGRTIRWFKSLFGIKKDRDNSNSNSSSTKWNPSLPHPPSQDFSKRDSRGLCHNPATIPPNISPAEAAWVQSFYSETEKEQNKHAIAVAAATAAAADAAVAAAQAAVAVVRLTSHGRDTMFGGGHQKFAAVKIQTTFRGYLARKALRALKGLVKLQALVRGYLVRKQATATLHSMQALIRAQATVRSHKSRGLIISTKNETNNRFQTQARRSTERYNHNESNRNEYTASIPIHSRRLSSSFDATMNSYDIGSPKIVEVDTGRPKSRSRRSNTSISDFGDDPSFQTLSSPLQVTPSQLYIPNQRNYNESDWGITGEECRFSTAQSTPRFTSSCSCGFVAPSTPKTICGDSFYIGDYGNYPNYMANTQSFKAKLRSHSAPKQRPEPGPKKRLSLNELMESRNSLSGVRMQRSCSQIQDAINFKNAVMSKLDKSTDFDRNFSKQRRL, from the exons ATGCAATGTCACACtctatatattatatacttcattattttaatgttgtttgattttgctTTCCATGCTTCACCCCATGTTCCAGAG GTTAATTTTCACACTTCAACTTGCACTAGTATTCTTCCAAGTCCTCAAACACTACAACCAATGGGTAGAACCATAAGGTGGTTCAAGAGTTTGTTTGGGATAAAGAAAGACAGAGATAATTCAAACTCAAATTCTTCAAGTACCAAATGGAATCCTTCTCTTCCTCATCCTCCTTCTCAAGATTTCTCAAAGAGAGATTCGAGAGGCTTGTGTCATAATCCAGCTACCATACCTCCCAACATTTCACCTGCAGAAGCTGCTTGGGTTCAATCCTTCTACTCAGAAACTGAGAAGGAGCAAAACAAGCACGCCATTGCGGTAGCAGCTGCAACAGCAGCAGCCGCAGATGCTGCTGTGGCAGCTGCTCAAGCTGCCGTGGCTGTGGTTAGATTAACCAGCCACGGCAGAGACACCATGTTTGGTGGTGGACACCAGAAATTTGCTGCTGTCAAGATTCAAACAACATTTAGGGGTTACTTG GCAAGAAAAGCACTAAGAGCCTTAAAGGGATTGGTAAAGTTACAAGCACTAGTGAGAGGGTACTTAGTGAGGAAGCAAGCAACAGCAACATTACACAGTATGCAAGCTCTAATTAGAGCACAAGCAACAGTAAGGTCTCATAAATCTCGTGGACTCATCATAAGCACAAAGAATGAAACAAATAACAGATTTCAAACACAAGCTAGAAGATCCACG GAAAGGTATAATCACAATGAGAGTAACAGGAACGAGTACACAGCTTCAATTCCTATTCACAGCAGAAGATTATCATCATCTTTTGATGCTACAATGAACAGTTATGATATTGGAAGTccaaaaatagtagaagttgATACTGGAAGACCAAAATCAAGGTCTAGAAGAAGCAATACATCAATTTCAGATTTTGGAGATGACCCTTCATTTCAAACACTTTCTTCTCCACTTCAAGTTACTCCATCTCAGTTATACATTCCAAATCAAAGAAATTATAACGAATCAGATTGGGGAATAACAGGTGAAGAATGCAGATTTTCAACTGCACAGAGCACTCCACGTTTCACAAGTTCATGTAGTTGTGGATTTGTTGCACCTTCCACACCTAAAACAATTTGTGGAGATAGTTTTTACATTGGTGATTATGGTAATTATCCTAATTACATGGCTAATACACAGTCTTTTAAGGCTAAATTGAGGTCTCATAGTGCTCCAAAGCAACGACCTGAACCAGGTCCGAAGAAGAGGCTTTCATTGAATGAATTGATGGAATCTAGAAACAGTTTGAGTGGAGTTAGAATGCAGAGGTCTTGTTCACAGATTCAGGATGCTATTAATTTTAAGAATGCTGTGATGAGTAAACTTGATAAGTCCACTGATTTTGATAGAAACTTTTCAAAGCAGAGGAGGTTGTGA
- the LOC11413683 gene encoding protein IQ-DOMAIN 14 isoform X2 yields the protein MNIEHTYNFTVNFHTSTCTSILPSPQTLQPMGRTIRWFKSLFGIKKDRDNSNSNSSSTKWNPSLPHPPSQDFSKRDSRGLCHNPATIPPNISPAEAAWVQSFYSETEKEQNKHAIAVAAATAAAADAAVAAAQAAVAVVRLTSHGRDTMFGGGHQKFAAVKIQTTFRGYLARKALRALKGLVKLQALVRGYLVRKQATATLHSMQALIRAQATVRSHKSRGLIISTKNETNNRFQTQARRSTERYNHNESNRNEYTASIPIHSRRLSSSFDATMNSYDIGSPKIVEVDTGRPKSRSRRSNTSISDFGDDPSFQTLSSPLQVTPSQLYIPNQRNYNESDWGITGEECRFSTAQSTPRFTSSCSCGFVAPSTPKTICGDSFYIGDYGNYPNYMANTQSFKAKLRSHSAPKQRPEPGPKKRLSLNELMESRNSLSGVRMQRSCSQIQDAINFKNAVMSKLDKSTDFDRNFSKQRRL from the exons atgaacattGAACATACATATAATTTCACT GTTAATTTTCACACTTCAACTTGCACTAGTATTCTTCCAAGTCCTCAAACACTACAACCAATGGGTAGAACCATAAGGTGGTTCAAGAGTTTGTTTGGGATAAAGAAAGACAGAGATAATTCAAACTCAAATTCTTCAAGTACCAAATGGAATCCTTCTCTTCCTCATCCTCCTTCTCAAGATTTCTCAAAGAGAGATTCGAGAGGCTTGTGTCATAATCCAGCTACCATACCTCCCAACATTTCACCTGCAGAAGCTGCTTGGGTTCAATCCTTCTACTCAGAAACTGAGAAGGAGCAAAACAAGCACGCCATTGCGGTAGCAGCTGCAACAGCAGCAGCCGCAGATGCTGCTGTGGCAGCTGCTCAAGCTGCCGTGGCTGTGGTTAGATTAACCAGCCACGGCAGAGACACCATGTTTGGTGGTGGACACCAGAAATTTGCTGCTGTCAAGATTCAAACAACATTTAGGGGTTACTTG GCAAGAAAAGCACTAAGAGCCTTAAAGGGATTGGTAAAGTTACAAGCACTAGTGAGAGGGTACTTAGTGAGGAAGCAAGCAACAGCAACATTACACAGTATGCAAGCTCTAATTAGAGCACAAGCAACAGTAAGGTCTCATAAATCTCGTGGACTCATCATAAGCACAAAGAATGAAACAAATAACAGATTTCAAACACAAGCTAGAAGATCCACG GAAAGGTATAATCACAATGAGAGTAACAGGAACGAGTACACAGCTTCAATTCCTATTCACAGCAGAAGATTATCATCATCTTTTGATGCTACAATGAACAGTTATGATATTGGAAGTccaaaaatagtagaagttgATACTGGAAGACCAAAATCAAGGTCTAGAAGAAGCAATACATCAATTTCAGATTTTGGAGATGACCCTTCATTTCAAACACTTTCTTCTCCACTTCAAGTTACTCCATCTCAGTTATACATTCCAAATCAAAGAAATTATAACGAATCAGATTGGGGAATAACAGGTGAAGAATGCAGATTTTCAACTGCACAGAGCACTCCACGTTTCACAAGTTCATGTAGTTGTGGATTTGTTGCACCTTCCACACCTAAAACAATTTGTGGAGATAGTTTTTACATTGGTGATTATGGTAATTATCCTAATTACATGGCTAATACACAGTCTTTTAAGGCTAAATTGAGGTCTCATAGTGCTCCAAAGCAACGACCTGAACCAGGTCCGAAGAAGAGGCTTTCATTGAATGAATTGATGGAATCTAGAAACAGTTTGAGTGGAGTTAGAATGCAGAGGTCTTGTTCACAGATTCAGGATGCTATTAATTTTAAGAATGCTGTGATGAGTAAACTTGATAAGTCCACTGATTTTGATAGAAACTTTTCAAAGCAGAGGAGGTTGTGA
- the LOC11413683 gene encoding protein IQ-DOMAIN 14 isoform X3 — translation MGRTIRWFKSLFGIKKDRDNSNSNSSSTKWNPSLPHPPSQDFSKRDSRGLCHNPATIPPNISPAEAAWVQSFYSETEKEQNKHAIAVAAATAAAADAAVAAAQAAVAVVRLTSHGRDTMFGGGHQKFAAVKIQTTFRGYLARKALRALKGLVKLQALVRGYLVRKQATATLHSMQALIRAQATVRSHKSRGLIISTKNETNNRFQTQARRSTERYNHNESNRNEYTASIPIHSRRLSSSFDATMNSYDIGSPKIVEVDTGRPKSRSRRSNTSISDFGDDPSFQTLSSPLQVTPSQLYIPNQRNYNESDWGITGEECRFSTAQSTPRFTSSCSCGFVAPSTPKTICGDSFYIGDYGNYPNYMANTQSFKAKLRSHSAPKQRPEPGPKKRLSLNELMESRNSLSGVRMQRSCSQIQDAINFKNAVMSKLDKSTDFDRNFSKQRRL, via the exons ATGGGTAGAACCATAAGGTGGTTCAAGAGTTTGTTTGGGATAAAGAAAGACAGAGATAATTCAAACTCAAATTCTTCAAGTACCAAATGGAATCCTTCTCTTCCTCATCCTCCTTCTCAAGATTTCTCAAAGAGAGATTCGAGAGGCTTGTGTCATAATCCAGCTACCATACCTCCCAACATTTCACCTGCAGAAGCTGCTTGGGTTCAATCCTTCTACTCAGAAACTGAGAAGGAGCAAAACAAGCACGCCATTGCGGTAGCAGCTGCAACAGCAGCAGCCGCAGATGCTGCTGTGGCAGCTGCTCAAGCTGCCGTGGCTGTGGTTAGATTAACCAGCCACGGCAGAGACACCATGTTTGGTGGTGGACACCAGAAATTTGCTGCTGTCAAGATTCAAACAACATTTAGGGGTTACTTG GCAAGAAAAGCACTAAGAGCCTTAAAGGGATTGGTAAAGTTACAAGCACTAGTGAGAGGGTACTTAGTGAGGAAGCAAGCAACAGCAACATTACACAGTATGCAAGCTCTAATTAGAGCACAAGCAACAGTAAGGTCTCATAAATCTCGTGGACTCATCATAAGCACAAAGAATGAAACAAATAACAGATTTCAAACACAAGCTAGAAGATCCACG GAAAGGTATAATCACAATGAGAGTAACAGGAACGAGTACACAGCTTCAATTCCTATTCACAGCAGAAGATTATCATCATCTTTTGATGCTACAATGAACAGTTATGATATTGGAAGTccaaaaatagtagaagttgATACTGGAAGACCAAAATCAAGGTCTAGAAGAAGCAATACATCAATTTCAGATTTTGGAGATGACCCTTCATTTCAAACACTTTCTTCTCCACTTCAAGTTACTCCATCTCAGTTATACATTCCAAATCAAAGAAATTATAACGAATCAGATTGGGGAATAACAGGTGAAGAATGCAGATTTTCAACTGCACAGAGCACTCCACGTTTCACAAGTTCATGTAGTTGTGGATTTGTTGCACCTTCCACACCTAAAACAATTTGTGGAGATAGTTTTTACATTGGTGATTATGGTAATTATCCTAATTACATGGCTAATACACAGTCTTTTAAGGCTAAATTGAGGTCTCATAGTGCTCCAAAGCAACGACCTGAACCAGGTCCGAAGAAGAGGCTTTCATTGAATGAATTGATGGAATCTAGAAACAGTTTGAGTGGAGTTAGAATGCAGAGGTCTTGTTCACAGATTCAGGATGCTATTAATTTTAAGAATGCTGTGATGAGTAAACTTGATAAGTCCACTGATTTTGATAGAAACTTTTCAAAGCAGAGGAGGTTGTGA
- the LOC112417454 gene encoding protein MAIN-LIKE 1-like: MIDHGLICTFAERWHEETSSFHFLFGEITVTLDDVASLLHIPIDGMLLSHESVSRGEAMELMEKYLGSNTFDARTEVKMTKGEHCRFGYLEEIFKERLKEQRDLAVEYGVTEEVERLQDQYFRDLDLVSGFSWGAAALAHLYKELNNAARWNCSQVAGYLTLLHVWVFHHFPSMGSNDVWEKYVENEYPRAMLFLALSGLGIVDHYRNYLDALDLTRVVMAPYGEHRQARQFERVNLYSGWLRFGERMVRYLPERVFRQSGWVQTIPRHLVESAAIDVNLTEITNRFRHALDYALTPQQLGEPAVHGVEAEDGYIEWFYRHSYPRMILHDMPLLVSRPSECEILDARAAQEDGDLAYKFSGRRGNI; encoded by the exons ATGATTGACCATGGTCTGATTTGTACCTTTGCGGAGAGGTGGCATGAGGAGACTTCCAGCTTCCACTTTCTATTTGGGGAGATAACAGTCACACTTGACGATGTGGCCTCTTTGCTGCATATCCCCATTGACGGCATGCTCCTGTCCCACGAGTCCGTATCACGGGGAGAGGCGATGGAATTGATGGAGAAGTACTTGGGGTCTAATACGTTTGATGCTCGTACAGAGGTCAAAATGACCAAAGGTGAACATTGCCGATTTGGCTACTTGGAGGAGATCTTCAAGGAGCGTTTGAAGGAGCAGAGGGATTTGGCAGTGGAGTATGGTGTGACTGAGGAGGTGGAGAGGTTGCAGGACCAG TACTTTAGAGACCTCGATCTTGTTTCTGGTTTTTCATGGGGAGCTGCGGCACTAGCTCACTTGTATAAGGAGCTCAACAATGCTGCACGTTGGAACTGCAGTCAGGTGGCAGGATACCTGACTTTGTTGCat GTTTGGGTGTTTCATCACTTCCCAAGTATGGGAAGCAATGATGTCTGGGAAAAGTATGTAGAGAATGAGTATCCACGCGCGATGCTTTTTTTAGCATTGTCTGGTTTAGGCATAGTGGACCACTACAGAAACTATCTCGATGCGCTGGATTTGACAAGGGTTGTCATGGCCCCATATGGAGAGCACCGTCAGGCACGTCAGTTTGAGCGGGTCAACCTTTACTCTGGATGGCTGAGATTCGGAGAGCGCATGGTAAGATATCTGCCGGAGAGGGTGTTTCGTCAGTCTGGGTGGGTTCAGACCATACCAAGACATCTGGTTGAGAGTGCAGCTATTGATGTTAATTTGACAGAGATCACAAACCGCTTTCGCCATGCACTTGATTATGCGCTGACACCTCAGCAGTTGGGAGAGCCTGCAGTTCATGGTGTGGAGGCAGAAGATGGATATATTGAATGGTTTTATCGACATTCTTATCCACGCATGATTCTTCATGACATGCCACTACTGGTGTCGAGGCCATCGGAGTGTGAGATCCTTGATGCGCGAGCTGCTCAGGAGGATGGAGACCTTGCGTATAAATTCTCTGGGCGGAGAGGTAATATCTAG
- the LOC11412194 gene encoding protein DETOXIFICATION 51, which translates to MEQVHLVSDYTKPNTCSFSTIMEEMKSLMMLAFPIAITALIFYSRSMVSMMFLGYLGELELAAGSLAIAFANITGYSVLSGLSLGMEPLCSQAFGANRPKLLSLTLQRCILFLLLCSIPISFMWLNMSQILIWLHQNPKITAMAHTYLIFSLPDLITNSFIHPIRIYLRAQGITRPVTLASLAGTLLHLPLNYLFVFHFGFTGVPAASAASNLFIVLFLIAYVWLTGLHRTTWTAPSQECLTGWKPLLRLATPSCVSVCLEWWWYEVMIILCGLLVDPTVTIASIGILIQTTSFIYVFPSSLGFAVSTRVGNELGANRPFQAKLSSLVAIFVAVIIGFSATVFATGMRFRWGRMFTADENILRLTSLALPILGLCELGNCPQTVGCGVVRGTARPGVAANVNLGAFYMVGMPMAVVLAFWFDVGFRGLWLGLLSAQVCCAGFMLYVIAITDWDFEAMRAHLLTCV; encoded by the coding sequence ATGGAGCAAGTGCATTTGGTAAGTGACTACACCAAACCAAATACATGTTCCTTTTCAACCATCATGGAAGAAATGAAATCCCTAATGATGCTTGCTTTTCCAATAGCCATAACAGCTCTTATTTTCTATTCTCGTTCCATGGTGTCCATGATGTTTTTAGGCTACCTAGGAGAACTTGAACTTGCAGCCGGTTCACTCGCCATCGCCTTCGCCAACATCACCGGCTACTCAGTTCTCTCCGGTCTCTCTCTCGGAATGGAACCTCTCTGTTCACAAGCCTTCGGAGCAAACCGTCCTAAACTCCTATCCTTAACACTTCAACGTTGCATCCTCTTCCTATTACTATGTTCCATTCCCATTTCCTTCATGTGGCTTAACATGTCACAAATCCTCATTTGGTTGCACCAGAACCCAAAGATCACAGCCATGGCTCACACATATCTAATATTCTCTCTCCCTGATCTCATCACAAATTCATTCATCCACCCTATACGTATTTACCTTCGTGCACAGGGAATCACTCGCCCAGTTACATTAGCCTCACTTGCTGGCACTCTCCTCCATCTTCCTCTAAATTACTTGTTTGTCTTTCACTTCGGTTTCACCGGAGTCCCAGCTGCCTCTGCAGCCTCCAACCTCTTCATTGTATTGTTCCTCATCGCTTATGTTTGGTTAACGGGCTTACACCGCACAACTTGGACAGCACCAAGTCAGGAGTGTCTCACCGGCTGGAAGCCTTTACTCCGACTTGCCACGCCAAGCTGCGTTTCCGTTTGTTTGGAATGGTGGTGGTATGAAGTAATGATCATTTTATGTGGTTTACTTGTGGACCCCACCGTTACCATTGCTTCTATCGGGATTCTAATTCAAACTACTTCATTCATTTATGTCTTTCCATCTTCACTTGGATTCGCAGTTTCCACCCGTGTTGGAAACGAGCTAGGTGCTAACCGTCCTTTCCAAGCTAAGTTATCATCCCTGGTGGCAATTTTCGTTGCTGTAATTATAGGTTTCTCAGCCACGGTTTTTGCCACAGGGATGAGGTTTCGTTGGGGCAGAATGTTTACTGCAGATGAAAATATTCTTCGGCTGACTTCTTTGGCACTTCCAATCCTTGGATTGTGTGAACTTGGTAACTGTCCTCAGACGGTGGGTTGCGGTGTTGTTAGGGGAACAGCTAGGCCAGGTGTGGCGGCGAATGTGAACCTTGGTGCTTTCTATATGGTGGGGATGCCAATGGCGGTAGTGCTTGCGTTTTGGTTTGACGTTGGGTTTCGTGGGCTTTGGTTGGGTTTGCTCTCGGCCCAGGTTTGTTGTGCTGGGTTCATGTTGTATGTGATTGCGATCACTGATTGGGATTTTGAAGCTATGCGGGCCCACTTGCTTACTTGTGTGTAG
- the LOC112417197 gene encoding putative protein FAR1-RELATED SEQUENCE 10 has product MVDFQSDSTFDEEDLTQGLDSLSLFKDDSDREDVINENESEIPKETIEGSRNDGDNRCRFDESYVVNCLEDISSINFKELSSEDVRRYHFVDVAVAFTFYNWYASCHGFAARKSKVMRSKSGELTQQTLVCYRQGFTEKKSCSSSTRKRVPKARVRCGCEAKCRVHIDSKSGRWYMKFMNDVHNHALLDDQFTSMLPAHRKMAEFDIWRMRNMRQVGIKTSHIFGLFASEAGGYGRVGFRRHDMYNEQ; this is encoded by the exons ATGGTGGATTTTCAATCTGATTCGACTTTTGATGAGGAGGATTTGACACAG GGATTGGATAGTTTGTCATTGTTTAAGGATGATTCTGATCGTGAAGATGTTATTAACGAGAATGAATCTGAAATACCAAAGGAAACCATTGAAGGCAGTAGAAATGATGGTGACAACAGATGTAGGTTCGACGAGTcttatgttgtgaattgtttgGAAGACATTTCAAGTATTAACTTCAAAGAATTAAGTTCAGAAGATGTCAGGAGATACCATTTTGTAGATGTTGCTGTAGCATTTACTTTTTATAATTGGTATGCTAGCTGTCATGGTTTTGCTGCAAGAAAAAGCAAGGTAATGAGAAGCAAAAGTGGTGAACTAACTCAACAGACACTTGTTTGTTATCGACAAGGGTTTACAGAGAAAAAAAGTTGCAGCTCATCAACTAGAAAGCGAGTACCGAAAGCTCGTGTGAGATGTGGTTGTGAAGCAAAATGTCGTGTTCACATTGATTCAAAAAGTGGAAGGTGGTACATGAAATTTATGAACGATGTTCATAATCACGCTTTGTTGGATGACCAATTCA ccaGTATGCTCCCGGCGCATAGAAAGATGGCAGAATTTGACATTTGGCGAATGAGGAACATGAGACAAGTTGGGATTAAGACCTCCcatatttttggtttgtttgctAGTGAAGCTGGTGGTTATGGAAGAGTTGGATTTCGTAGGCATGATATGTACAACGAACAATAA
- the LOC11408101 gene encoding hexokinase-1, whose amino-acid sequence MGKVAVGAAVVCAAAVCAAAALVVRHRMISSRKWTRSVSILKEFGEKCETPIGKLRQLADAMDVEMHAGLASEGGSKLSMLISYVDNLPTGDEEGLYYALDLGGTNFRVLRVHLGGKEKGVISQEFDEVSIPPQLMTGSSEGLFDFIAAALAKFVESEPEGFHPPPGRQRELGFTFSFPVKQTSIASGTLIKWTKGFSIDDTVGEDVVGELTKSLEKIGLDMRVAALVNDTIGTLAGGRFYNQDVIAAVILGTGTNAAYVEHAHAIPKWHGLMPKSGDMVINMEWGNFRSSHLPLTEYDQDLDAESLNPGEQIFEKLLSGMYLGEIVRRALLKMAEEAEFFGDTVPPKLKIPFILRTPDMSSMHHDTTPDLKEVGSKLRDILEISNTSLKMRKIVVELCDIVASRGARLAAAGILGILKKLGRDTVKGGEKQKSVIALDGGLFEHYTKFRVCLEDTLKELLGDEAAETVVVEHANDGSGIGAALLAASHSQYLGVEES is encoded by the exons ATGGGTAAGGTCGCGGTGGGAGCTGCGGTTGTTTGTGCTGCCGCCGTTTGTGCCGCGGCGGCACTTGTGGTGCGCCACCGTATGATAAGTTCGAGAAAGTGGACACGTAGCGTGTCTATTTTGAAGGAGTTTGGGGAAAAGTGTGAGACACCAATTGGAAAGCTTAGACAGTTGGCTGATGCTATGGATGTTGAGATGCATGCTGGTCTTGCATCTGAAGGTGGCAGCAAGCTTAGCATGTTAATCAGCTATGTTGATAATCTTCCTACTGG GGATGAGGAAGGACTCTATTATGCTCTAGATCTTGGTGGAACAAACTTCCGTGTCCTTCGTGTACATTTAGGTGGAAAAGAGAAAGGTGTCATTAGCCAAGAGTTTGATGAAGTTTCAATTCCTCCTCAATTGATGACCGGTTCTTCAGAG ggattatttgattttatagcaGCAGCTCTCGCAAAATTTGTTGAGTCAGAACCTGAAGGTTTTCATCCTCCACCTGGCAGACAAAGAGAGCTCGGTTTTACATTCTCGTTCCCTGTGAAGCAAACCTCAATTGCATCTGGGACTCTAATAAAGTGGACTAAGGGTTTCAGTATTGATGATACC GTTGGCGAAGATGTGGTGGGAGAACTAACCAAGTCCTTGGAAAAAATTGGCCTGGATATGCGTGTTGCAGCTCTA GTTAATGATACAATTGGAACATTGGCTGGAGGCAGATTCTACAATCAGGATGTCATTGCTGCTGTGATTCTCGGTACTGGGACAAATGCAGCATATGTAGAACATGCACATGCTATTCCAAAATGGCATGGCCTTATGCCAAAATCAGGAGATATG GTTATAAACATGGAATGGGGTAATTTCCGATCATCACATCTTCCTTTAACAGAATATGATCAAGATCTTGATGCTGAAAGCTTAAACCCTGGAGAACAG ATTTTTGAGAAATTGCTTTCTGGCATGTACTTGGGGGAAATTGTACGGAGAGCTTTGTTGAAGATGGCCGAAGAGGCTGAATTTTTCGGAGATACTGTTCCCCCTAAGTTGAAAATTCCTTTTATACTTAG GACACCTGACATGTCTTCCATGCACCACGACACAACACCAGATTTGAAAGAGGTTGGAAGCAAATTGAGGGATATATTGGAG ATCTCTAATACATCACTAAAAATGAGGAAGATTGTTGTGGAACTCTGTGACATTGTAGCCAGTCGCGGTGCACGCCTTGCTGCTGCTGGTATTTTGGGAATCCTTAAGAAACTAGGAAGAGACACAGTTAAGGGTGGAGAGAAGCAAAAGTCAGTGATAGCATTGGATGGAGGGTTGTTTGAACACTACACTAAATTCAGAGTTTGCTTGGAGGATACGCTGAAGGAATTGCTTGGAGATGAGGCAGCTGAAACCGTTGTCGTTGAGCATGCTAATGATGGTTCAGGCATTGGAGCAGCGCTTCTAGCCGCTTCTCACTCTCAGTATTTGGGAGTAGAAGAGTCCTAA